One window of the Benincasa hispida cultivar B227 chromosome 3, ASM972705v1, whole genome shotgun sequence genome contains the following:
- the LOC120074634 gene encoding U-box domain-containing protein 27 — MVRDDLCITIPNDFRCPISLDVMKSPVSLCTGVTYDRSSIQKWLDNGNNTCPATMQVLQTKEFVPNHNLHRLIQIWSDSLRQRLHSPVSDSSLSSDQVLRLVNRMEDDQSRADTLPRLVSFASESVENRRLLCGIDGLVSVLVDLLGNVDGGVLVEQTVRLLHLIRSEIEDKERFVKTMLKSDRNCISSLLLILRKATVELKICSANLLEYLAIDAEAKIVIAETDGLMQELLKLINSENDTTLIESVLSCLISISMPKRIKIKLVQLGVIKSVTKLLSESNSSSSISMTEKVLKVLETASTVREGRTEIGEDSVCVAAIVQKVLKVSNTATEHAVTTLWSVCYLFRDEKAGEALTKANGLTKILLLMQSNCSAPVRQMARDLLKIFRINSKSCLSSYDTKTTHIMPC; from the coding sequence ATGGTGAGAGATGACTTATGTATTACAATTCCGAACGATTTCAGGTGTCCGATCTCGCTAGACGTCATGAAATCCCCTGTAAGTTTATGTACCGGAGTGACTTACGATCGTTCCAGTATCCAGAAATGGCTTGATAATGGAAACAACACTTGTCCGGCCACCATGCAGGTTCTTCAAACCAAGGAATTCGTCCCCAACCACAATCTCCACCGCCTCATTCAGATTTGGTCCGATTCCCTTCGCCAACGCCTCCACTCCCCTGTTTCCGACTCTTCTCTCTCCTCCGATCAAGTTCTCCGTCTTGTCAACCGTATGGAGGACGATCAATCACGCGCTGATACTCTTCCACGGCTGGTCTCTTTCGCTTCCGAGTCGGTGGAGAATCGGAGGCTTCTCTGTGGAATTGACGGCCTCGTGTCGGTACTTGTCGATCTTCTTGGCAATGTCGATGGCGGTGTTTTGGTTGAGCAAACGGTGAGGTTGTTGCATTTGATTCGGAGTGAGATAGAGGATAAGGAACGGTTTGTGAAGACGATGTTGAAGAGCGATCGtaattgtatttcatctctGCTTCTGATTTTGCGGAAAGCAACCGTCGAATTAAAAATCTGTTCCGCTAATCTGTTGGAATATCTCGCAATCGATGCCGAAGCGAAGATCGTAATCGCGGAAACGGATGGATTGATGCAAGAATTACTGAAATTAATCAATTCTGAGAACGATACAACCCTAATCGAATCCGTTCTATCAtgcttaatttcaatttcaatgccAAAACggatcaaaatcaaattagttCAACTCGGAGTGATAAAATCGGTAACGAAGCTTCTCTCGGAATCGAACTCGAGTTCAAGCATTTCGATGACGGAGAAGGTTCTGAAAGTACTGGAAACGGCGTCAACGGTGAGAGAAGGAAGAACAGAGATCGGAGAGGACTCAGTATGCGTAGCGGCGATAGTACAGAAGGTGCTGAAGGTATCGAATACGGCGACGGAGCATGCGGTGACGACGCTGTGGAGCGTTTGTTATCTGTTCAGAGACGAGAAGGCGGGGGAGGCGTTGACGAAGGCGAACGGATTGACGAAGATTTTGCTGTTAATGCAGAGCAATTGTTCGGCGCCGGTGCGGCAGATGGCGAGAGATTTGTTGAAGATTTTTCGGATCAATTCAAAATCGTGCCTATCGAGTTACGATACAAAAACTACGCATATCATGCCCTGTTAA